A portion of the Drosophila sechellia strain sech25 chromosome 2R, ASM438219v1, whole genome shotgun sequence genome contains these proteins:
- the LOC6610016 gene encoding organic cation transporter protein — translation MADRPQDPKAPKPLKPVPKTGDPIISQIGDFRRYQLFFFFIVLLCKFGTGWHTLGHIFLAAPTPLSCKTENVTDPCSDECSETEFDTSVFKSTIITEWDLTCESKRLASLSQSIVMLGILFGSILFGMFADRYGRRPAFLTCCFMQLITGLIVCVSPYYWFYCFFRFLVAVATAGTMTTSFVLLMEIVGPQKREMVAILYQIPFNIGHASLALFAYFIREWRYFQFSITIFSVVFVIYIWLVPESPRWLFTTGKLDKSIKILEKIAKCNRAPTETIRPEIETAYAALAARQPVKKGTVVDLFRTPYMRIKTIFMANNWLVVCMVYYGTAQYVSALGGNIFISNAIAAGVGIPGTCLCAIMTKYLGRKKTLLLSNGCSALGLILLACLSTQAEVVRVTCATIGLFGASITFPNVYLYGGELFPTVVRSSGVGLCSMVGRIGSIVAPLIVDLAAYGLWVAPLIFGIFSILAMLGTIFLPETRGTPLPETLEDGETFGRKNKTQA, via the exons ATGGCCGATCGACCGCAGGATCCAAAGGCTCCAAAGCCACTGAAACCCGTCCCCAAGACAGGTGATCCGATAATCTCGCAGATTGGCGACTTCCGGCGCTACCAGTTGTTCTTTTTCTTCATCGTTCTACTGTGCAAATTTGGCACGGGATGGCACACCCTGGGTCACATTTTCCTCGCAGCACCGACGCCGTTATCCTGCAAGACGGAGAACGTCACGGATCCCTGCAGTGACGAATGCTCCGAGACCGAGTTCGACACTAGCGTCTTTAAGTCCACCATTATAACTGAGTGGGATCTCACCTGCGAGAGCAAACGGCTGGCCAGCTTGTCCCAAAGTATCGTCATGCTGGGCATCTTGTTCGGCAGTATTCTGTTTGGCATGTTCGCTGATCG GTATGGACGACGCCCTGCCTTCCTGACGTGCTGCTTCATGCAACTGATCACTGGCCTCATCGTCTGCGTATCCCCCTACTACTGGTTCTACTGCTTCTTTAGGTTCCTGGTGGCTGTGGCCACGGCGGGAACGATGACCACCAG TTTCGTCTTGCTGATGGAAATCGTGGGACCCCAAAAGCGCGAAATGGTAGCCATTCTCTACCAAATCCCCTTCAACATCGGCCACGCTTCCCTGGCCCTGTTCGCCTACTTTATTCGAGAATGGCGCTATTTCCAGTTCAGCATCACCATTTTCTCGGTCGTGTTCGTGATCTACATTTGGCTGGTCCCCGAGTCGCCACGCTGGCTCTTTACCACCGGCAAGCTGGACAAGTCTATAAAGATTTTGGAGAAGATCGCCAAGTGCAATAGGGCTCCGACGGAAACGATTCGGCCGGAGATCGAAACTGCATATGCGGCACTGGCAGCCCGCCAGCCGGTCAAAAAGGGCACCGTCGTGGACCTATTCCGGACACCCTATATGCGGATTAAGACCATATTCATGGCCAACAATTGGCTTGTGGTTTGCATGGTCTACTACGGCACCGCTCAGTATGTCTCGGCGCTGGGCGGCAACATCTTCATCAGCAACGCAATCGCCGCCGGAGTGGGCATTCCAGGCACCTGCCTCTGTGCGATCATGACCAAGTACCTCGGACGCAAGAAGACCCTGCTTCTTTCCAATGGATGCAGTGCTTTGGGCTTGATCCTATTGGCCTGCCTTTCCACTCAGGCAGAGGTTGTGCGTGTGACCTGCGCCACCATTGGACTTTTTGGAGCATCAATCACCTTTCCGAATGTCTACTTGTACGGCGGAGAGCTCTTTCCCACTGTTGTGCGTTCCAGTGGAGTTGGTCTCTGCTCGATGGTCGGACGAATAGGCTCCATTGTGGCCCCGCTCATCGTCGATCTGGCTGCATACGGTCTGTGGGTGGCGCCCCTCATCTTTGGAATTTTCTCCATTCTGGCAATGCTTGGCACAATTTTCTTGCCGGAGACACGAGGAACTCCACTACCGGAAACACTGGAGGACGGAGAGACATTCGGGCGTAAAAATAAGACTCAGGCATAG